The following proteins come from a genomic window of Rutidosis leptorrhynchoides isolate AG116_Rl617_1_P2 chromosome 10, CSIRO_AGI_Rlap_v1, whole genome shotgun sequence:
- the LOC139872861 gene encoding pyruvate decarboxylase 2-like has protein sequence MLSSETIVIAETWDSWFNCQKLKLPQGCGYEYEFQMQYGSTGWSVGAMHMVQLIREGLLALVMATSRLRLKMCQQCWDVGKIPSSFFLINNCGYTIEVEIHDGPYNVIENWNYTGLVDAIHNGESKYRDTKVFCEEDLIEAIEIAEGD, from the exons ATGTTGTCAAGTGAAACCATTGTAATTGCTGAAACATGGGACTCCTGGTTCAATTGCCAGAAACTAAAATTACCACAAGGATGTGG GTATGAATATGAATTCCAGATGCAATACGGGTCAACTGGGTGGTCAGTTGGTGCTATGCACATGGTGCAACTGATAAGAGAGGGATTGCTTGCATTGGTGATGGCAACTTCCAG GTTACGGCTCAAGATGTGTCAACAGTGCTGGGATGTGGGCAAAATACCATCATCTTTCTTTCTGATAAACAATTGTGGTTACACTATTGAAGTAGAGATACATGATGGACCTTACAATGTGATCGAGAATTGGAACTACACTGGATTAGTTGATGCAATCCACAATGGGGAGAGCAAGTACCGGGATACAAAG GTTTTTTGTGAGGAAGACCTGATTGAAGCAATAGAGATAGCAGAGGGTGATTAA
- the LOC139871778 gene encoding chlorophyll a-b binding protein CP29.1, chloroplastic-like: MATTTAAAASSFIGTRLPDLHSNSGRVTALFGKKKAAAPKKVAKTVTSDRPLWYPGAKAPEYLDGSLVGDYGFDPFGLGKPAEYLQFDLDSLDQNLAKNLAGDVIGTRFESADVKSTPFQPYSEVFGLQRFRECELIHGRWAMLATLGALTVESVTGVTWQDAGKVELIDGSSYFGQPLPFSITTLIWIEVIVIGFIEFQRNAELEPEKRLYPGGPFDPLNLASDPEKKATLQLAEIKHARLAMVAFLGFAVQAAATGKGPLNNWVTHLSDPLHTTILDTFGFFS; the protein is encoded by the exons ATGGCAACAACTACTGCCGCTGCCGCCTCCTCCTTCATCGGAACCCGTCTCCCGGATCTACATTCAAACTCGGGCCGAGTCACCGCCCTATTCGGTAAGAAAAAAGCAGCAGCCCCTAAGAAAGTAGCAAAAACCGTTACATCAGACCGTCCATTATGGTACCCTGGTGCAAAAGCACCAGAGTACCTAGACGGTAGTCTGGTCGGGGACTACGGGTTTGACCCGTTTGGTTTGGGCAAACCCGCAGAATATTTGCAGTTTGATTTGGATTCTTTGGACCAAAACTTGGCCAAGAATTTGGCTGGTGATGTTATTGGAACCCGGTTCGAAAGTGCCGATGTAAAGTCAACACCTTTCCAGCCATACAGTGAGGTATTCGGGCTTCAAAGGTTTAGGGAGTGCGAGCTGATTCATGGTCGTTGGGCTATGTTGGCTACACTTGGTGCTCTTACTGTTGAGTCAGTTACTGGTGTTACATGGCAAGATGCTGGCAag GTGGAACTAATTGACGGATCATCGTATTTTGGGCAACCCCTTCCCTTCTCAATCACCACTTTGATCTGGATTGAGGTTATAGTCATTGGGTTCATTGAGTTCCAAAGAAACGCTGAACTCGAACCTGAAAAGAGGCTATACCCAGGTGGTCCATTTGATCCATTAAACTTGGCCAGCGACCCCGAAAAGAAGGCCACCCTTCAATTGGCAGAGATCAAACATGCCCGTCTTGCTATGGTTGCGTTTCTCGGATTTGCTGTCCAAGCAGCAGCCACTGGAAAGGGCCCACTCAACAACTGGGTTACCCATTTGAGTGACCCACTTCACACCACCATCCTCGACACCTTCGGCTTCTTTTCTTAG